The following proteins are co-located in the Candidatus Nitrotoga sp. AM1P genome:
- a CDS encoding YncE family protein yields the protein MPIGSQIDGLLWWDTDSLALVLPKNKDQWMLIDPVQGLVDTASALDGSANRVAVDIQGGNAFIATQDDISVNLIDLKQSLNQGRHLLVDKPGDVVFDPSTKVLYTSLPLGDKLLKLDPLQAKWAVPLSMRFRYRDVAVHQSQGQAYVVTERLKGLLSRWRLSDRFRSVLPLNAGARKIAIDPVSNLAVLGLTTPSDEIRFVDLSPATPKLLVDRIQMGAEILAIATDPTRKRSLVLTDSAQGIRVLDNTGRKQLAALNTAEVYRALAVHPGMGAAFLLSQNRHLAILDLASLTITSSLELDFEPGSIAVDENLGLAVISSPKENALRVMNLNSMTFVRSVSLAQHPGAVAVHPDFSQVVVASQESDLLSLVDLKDDKAAVQEFPGVPRPLALAIATPTN from the coding sequence ATGCCCATCGGTTCCCAAATCGATGGGCTGCTATGGTGGGATACCGATTCCCTTGCGCTGGTCTTGCCCAAGAACAAGGACCAATGGATGCTGATTGATCCAGTACAAGGCCTTGTCGACACCGCAAGCGCACTTGATGGATCGGCTAACCGTGTTGCAGTGGATATCCAGGGTGGCAACGCATTCATTGCCACGCAGGACGATATCAGTGTCAACCTGATAGATCTCAAGCAAAGCTTGAATCAGGGCCGACATCTGCTGGTGGATAAACCCGGCGATGTGGTATTTGATCCTTCGACGAAGGTACTTTACACATCACTTCCGCTGGGTGACAAGCTACTTAAACTGGACCCGTTGCAGGCCAAGTGGGCTGTGCCGTTGAGCATGCGTTTCCGCTATCGCGACGTTGCGGTGCATCAGAGCCAGGGTCAGGCTTATGTCGTAACCGAACGACTGAAAGGGCTATTGTCGCGCTGGCGCTTGTCCGATCGTTTCCGTAGCGTGCTGCCCCTCAACGCAGGCGCCCGCAAGATCGCCATCGATCCGGTGTCCAATCTTGCAGTGCTAGGACTCACCACGCCATCCGATGAAATACGGTTCGTCGATCTGTCGCCCGCTACGCCCAAGCTCCTTGTTGACCGCATTCAGATGGGCGCGGAAATACTCGCCATCGCTACCGATCCCACCCGTAAACGCAGCCTGGTGCTGACCGATAGCGCTCAGGGTATTCGTGTCCTCGACAACACAGGTCGCAAGCAATTAGCGGCGCTGAACACAGCCGAGGTCTATCGCGCCCTCGCTGTGCATCCCGGCATGGGTGCAGCCTTCTTGTTGAGCCAGAACCGACATCTCGCTATTCTTGACCTTGCAAGTCTGACGATCACTTCAAGTCTGGAGCTGGATTTTGAGCCGGGCAGCATCGCAGTGGATGAAAATCTTGGTCTGGCGGTGATCTCCAGTCCCAAGGAAAATGCCCTGCGGGTGATGAACCTGAACTCCATGACTTTCGTCCGTTCCGTCAGTTTGGCCCAACACCCTGGGGCGGTTGCTGTCCACCCGGATTTTTCGCAGGTGGTCGTGGCCAGTCAGGAATCTGATCTCCTGAGTCTGGTTGATCTCAAGGATGACAAAGCGGCAGTGCAGGAATTTCCAGGGGTGCCCCGCCCTCTGGCACTGGCCATCGCAACCCCGACCAATTAG
- a CDS encoding RHS repeat domain-containing protein produces the protein MRRLQFPFALAGFLFLLGLAGVVTVASAGTEKYDYDPLGRLIRFINPQGLITRYIYDGVGNILRV, from the coding sequence ATGAGACGGCTTCAGTTTCCTTTTGCGTTGGCTGGCTTTCTGTTTCTGTTAGGGCTGGCTGGCGTAGTCACAGTTGCGTCGGCTGGAACCGAGAAATATGACTATGACCCATTGGGGCGGCTGATTCGTTTCATCAACCCGCAAGGGCTGATTACCCGTTATATCTACGATGGAGTTGGAAATATTCTTAGGGTGTAA
- a CDS encoding YncE family protein: MRSQHPSISTSAVRSGWQLIFMAIMLLAGLSSGAQAAWESGTAGESTLSVSNGPNVLALAKSARVLAIGQDNNAGIALLNPDSGADIGSISLSTKPIGLALSDDGKVIYALLQGSTDVTVISATGSTLPQTIAIQANWPVGGKPVALLADQKQKRLYVADKEGRLLELNLDTGAVLRTLPINGKPVRLALVSGSPLVAGWHAERRYSDCRSHEPDSNQDHAHRFPNRWAAMVGYRFPCAGLAQEQGPMDAD, translated from the coding sequence ATGCGAAGTCAGCATCCAAGCATCAGCACTTCGGCTGTCAGGTCAGGTTGGCAGCTCATTTTTATGGCGATCATGCTGCTTGCAGGTTTGAGTTCGGGAGCGCAGGCAGCGTGGGAATCTGGTACTGCCGGTGAGTCCACTCTATCGGTTTCCAATGGGCCAAATGTTCTGGCTCTGGCCAAGTCGGCCCGGGTATTGGCAATAGGACAGGATAACAATGCAGGCATAGCCTTGTTGAATCCCGACAGCGGCGCAGACATTGGCAGCATTTCGTTAAGCACCAAACCCATCGGTCTGGCATTGAGTGATGATGGTAAGGTGATATATGCCCTGCTGCAGGGAAGTACGGATGTTACCGTCATATCGGCAACGGGCTCCACGCTCCCCCAAACAATCGCTATCCAGGCCAACTGGCCGGTAGGCGGCAAGCCTGTTGCACTGCTGGCGGATCAGAAACAAAAGCGGCTTTATGTGGCCGATAAGGAAGGGCGCTTGCTGGAGTTGAATCTAGACACCGGCGCTGTTCTTCGTACGCTTCCGATCAACGGCAAGCCAGTGCGGCTTGCTCTGGTATCCGGAAGTCCCCTTGTTGCTGGTTGGCACGCAGAGCGGCGATATTCTGACTGTCGATCTCACGAGCCTGACAGTAACCAAGACCATGCCCATCGGTTCCCAAATCGATGGGCTGCTATGGTGGGATACCGATTCCCTTGCGCTGGTCTTGCCCAAGAACAAGGACCAATGGATGCTGATTGA